The Marivirga salinae DNA window TTTATGTATGATATGCACGGGCTGACCAAGCGTTTATTGCAAAAAGGCTTTCATGTAAATGTAGAAACTTCAGGAGCCCACCCTTTTAGTGGAATGGTAGATTGGATTTGTCTATCACCAAAGAAATTTAAAGCTCCCTTAGACCATTGGTATGAAAGAGCAGATGAATTAAAAATCATTATCTTCAATAAATCAGATTTTAAATGGGCGGAGGAACATGCCGAAAAAGTTAGCTCTGATTGCAAGCTATTGATTCAACCCGAATGGAGTAAGCGTGAAGAAATGATGCCTCTGATTGTGGATTATGTAAAAGAAAATCCAAAATGGAGTATTTCTTTACAGACTCATAAATATTTACAAATCCCATAATACTTGAAATTATTGAAGATTTGCTTGCATTTGAGTCTCCACAAATGCATTTAGGAAAGCTTAGAACACTCTGCTATATCTACTTCACAAGTTACGCGAGCTTCTTAGCTCGCGCTTTAGAAGGTTTATAGCTTAATCCTCCAATTCCTTTTGAAATTCTCCCGTATCAACTAAATTGGGATATGAATTTCAAAATAATATTCCTCTCTATAATAATTATGTT harbors:
- a CDS encoding 7-carboxy-7-deazaguanine synthase QueE — protein: MEKNSFDPSVELPIMEAFYTIQGEGFHSGKAAYFIRLGGCDVGCVWCDVKDSWDADKWPLKNIDDIVDEAYQYESRLAVITGGEPFMYDMHGLTKRLLQKGFHVNVETSGAHPFSGMVDWICLSPKKFKAPLDHWYERADELKIIIFNKSDFKWAEEHAEKVSSDCKLLIQPEWSKREEMMPLIVDYVKENPKWSISLQTHKYLQIP